The genomic segment ttggtggagggtgatgttagtatgttgcaattaaccaggagaggagtttaagaaagcagtgaagggttggtgacatttttcgctgaggacagtcctgttcagttggcttgtaattacaggctcgttgagttgtcactggagggaattaatcttaaggaatttggacttaactcaggcctcttcagaatggacaagtgaacctggagaaagacagtcaaatctgtgcagacattgaagttcacttcaacatgcggtatccatgagccaaagataggactagtaggcagcacttcttgaggacagaggagtggtttttaaggttcttcaagaatgaatcccaaggtaccgggatggcctgTTGTCAAACTGTgattttgctctttggacggtgtatccaccaagggtattggccgtttataagtttccatttctctttaatacatgtcaggttttgaggacgtgggcataaacgtttcacaccttgtcaaggtgactttgggtacctgcctagaagcatgggcacagttgcggctgcgtcatacatcttgccgcacatcccgctccccggctccgtgatcacggcagagtggttccttattgagctgtccatctcttctgtgacatcgtaaccaaacaaaagactggagagtattagcttggcttttttcttttctaacattcccttcaaattatgatgactgatagtggacccagttacgtttgcagatgatttacaagtagggctgtcagtacaaaccttgtaatccccgctgtgtgatctagagaagaaagttacactctttccaaattgttttgatgcacttatgtgggaaaatgatgtatgtttgaatatgtatttcctctcttaatcatcatggctagagatgaatatttgtagacatggaatgagtactctgtatttgaactgtatggtcccctaaattctccccagctttttaaagtcatcactggagtgctacctccagagtgccgcaaagcatccaaaactgcctgctcttcggacactgtaagtttccaagttggagaaggctgctggctggtgaggcattctctcgcacatctctggttgggtgatgtgagctgagaacacaagaattggcagacagtaactaaccacgatcacgtccatttctggaacactcatggaggattttacacctatgctagtggaatacgttatttcatttagttttcccaacaatcataattagattttatcacctgtattaaaaaggaaactgtcaaagcgagtgacgtgcagactttggactggaacacgggtctttctgatccctgtctctgttccctccccggcctatccttgcaaatgaccaggagactcttcctcagtcttgagttacCCTCTGAttttaccgctctctttgtttctaagagaggaaaacaagtctaaacttactttccagttggaaatggaatggagagttaacgttggaagccgggagaaactgtcctgtgatgaagtggtctccgagccacttccactgggatgtcacatcaccgtctgggccccttgctcagcctgtgcacaggtgacagcgcagttgtgccgagcagtcctcccggacagggcagtgggttggaaatgagtttggggatttggtttcattacacaagttcctgagggccttgacctggcacttcgagtgggagcattccctgtcccacagactgtgctctgggcccgtgcagacctgacgtggcctcagcctgagtctcagggcccgtggtgatgaggagcattttagcccagggtctgccggaggctctgagactactgggctgtgggactttgtccaggatgataataattcctccccgagtttcagatttccttgcctgtgagccggggtagtagttgtttctgagatgattgtaatgattcagtaacgggcgcagcgtgtgctgacaggtagctgggtgctttaggagcagaagtcgcagtcactctgtcagcctctccctgtgcgctctgtgctttgagaagttgtgtgtttggtgaaagtcccacccagaccctagggtctagatgaactgttgttcctttactttcccttccttttcctctttcccttctctgtgtcccatgtttaggtagcagattcctctatttcagggaatacgggcttttctagtaaagggacatgtggaatgcggagaggtggggcccagagggggtctggagtgtctgcacagtgctgcttccctgcgtttctgtaTCCGGTcacatcagtgcactaagtcagccttcctcttccttcctgtgtcatcgggtctctgttttaagggaaaaccatttttaagggtcttttttcacttacgtgtttcattcagatgcttgttgcttttctccttgtgcttcagcgttccgaggagagaattcagccgtgcagcatcctctccgagctctacgagttgatcggcttccactgcaagtccaccttcttcaagcgggtggcccccgtgcggcacgcggcccccggcatcccagagcctggcgggaaggcctgctcccaactcctcctgcagacgcttcctggctacagtctgtcgctggacctgcaggagttcagcaaatgtgttggaactaaaacattgcttcagccccattaaccatgcctggtttgggccctgctgtcctgcctcatcagggtgaattttgattcatttagaacagggctcagcagacttttcctttcaagggcttgggggtaaatatttcagggtctgaaaacctcctgatctctggtgcagctgctcagctctgctgtttagatgccagaacagccagacagtccacacacccatagagctttattaacagcggtggctggggctggattgggtgtatgcactgcagtttgtccccacagcctcctcaatattgacacctgcaccagagtgtacatttgtgacaatgggtgaacctacactgacacgtcatcatcacccatagcccatagttgacactaggatttacacattgtgttgtgcactctgtgggtttggacagatgtacaatgacatgtatccaccatcacaacatcatacagagtcgtcagtcttagtgaccttaaaatgctccatgctgcacctcattcattgctctttcccctctagcctctggcagccactgatctttcagtctctgtgtttttccctttcccagaacaccatacagttggaatcagacagttgctgaaacttcccagattggcttctttcacttggtaatatgcatttaaggttcctccatgtctttccattccttgataactcatttcattttagcaccaaataatagtccattttctggcgggaccacattttatttatccattcacctactgaagaagagcttagttgcttctgaattctgttgagtatgaataaagctgctattaacatctgtatgcagatttgtgagtgaacataagtttccatttcatcgagtaaacaccaaggagcacagttgccggatcatatgttagaattacgtttagctctgtaaaaaattgccagaccgtttccaaagtacctgggccatttttcatttccaccaacaatgcattataatttctggtgctccacatcctcaccaccattcggtgctgtcagtgttctgcattttggcagttctgacaggtgtgcagtggtatctctctgtttcagtctgcatccccttgatgacaggtgctgtggagcatctttccaaaggcttctttggcatctagatttcttctttgatgaggtgtgtgttcaggcattttgctcattttttaatcaggttattcatccttcttgttgagtgtaaagaaattttggtatattctggatttcagccctttatcagtgtgtccctgcccttcacctgcagtgccagagttgtcctttgggtctcagtggagtgtcagatcttcaaagagcttccctgtcttccctcagcctaaataatgtccttgtatttttcactttaattgactcattttgttctttttaaatagcatttcccataatttgtaagtacattaaagagaaaagggcaatgattgaacaccgcctgccccaccaggttgtgtgccctgtgagagcagaggccctgtccccactcaccgtttcccatgacagcacatggcacatgttcatgtaaaagtgtgtaacgtggggccaaacctgatgagcagctatgacgacatgtgttgtctaccatttatagagtagactttgtttctgatcttaattattaaatcatatgaatgaaacttgtttgttttgaaaaataaaacaacaaagcacacctcaatgtgattggtaatttctacttagatttctgacccaggaggggatgttcaccatcattttgtggaggaggttggggaggtaaagtaagagattgagatcaaataaagtaaaaatgataactgtaagttggctttattttcactgacataaaagttactttaaaccctatctcagcatttgttttgttgttttaaacatttctcatagaattaaatggaagcccactaaaccctgaaagggaaattgtgtgctcaggtcctgaaaattgtttatgtctatttcttgagatgcacatttccctgctggttaaagaaattcgaggcgggaacacaacagtgcactgtGTGTGTTTGCCGgattcacgggctgctcagtgtcattttaattttcttgtgtagcagtttatgacggttttccatgagataaattgctcagacttttcctgaatgaaggattgaattttccacaggaaatcttatgaaagagagtgacaaggcacatgggtttcccataaaggaatagttgatgtaataaactctcactatggtgaacatttttaataaaaggcagttgaaaattttatcactaggtcatatggcACAAATCCAtcttaagaaaaaagattcaaattttaaagaacaagcagtttgaatcaagtagaaattatgatttgtacaatAATTGTTGTTAGAACTTATTATCAGTCTTAacataattgcctgtggtaggaacaggatcatgatttatttattaaaaaaaaatccactaggtgatattttccccattcttgatgcggcagtacTGTGGTTAGTTAAGTTCGGCCATTTAGGaatcttagctaggttttccggaaaTTGATTTCAGAGTTTTAatcttttctacaatctcttcttttgtatcGGCCAatggtacatacatatatatggggaggtacaagctccaacacggtcttacactgaaaacggcaggcacttcaaaccggcactaggaaacagactgagaaaccagagtaagtgtttctcctgcaacccgttccctttgtgctggatgaacgaacgtctctccacatgctcagttctgagagataattgggtgtgaaagccttcctttgcctagcttgaagggaacacaaagtttcttttcagatgcaaagtccactccatatatacatatggggtggtacaagctccaaaccggttttacagtgaaaacggcaggcacttcaaaccggcactaggaaacagtctgagaaaccagagtacgtgtttctcctgcaacccgttccctttgtgctggatgaacgaacgtcactctacatgctcagttctgagagataagtgtgtgtgaataccgtccttcacctagcttgaagggaacacaaagtttcttttcactttccaaaACCCATCCAtaattatatatggggaggtacaagctccacctcagttttacagtgaaaacggcaggcacttcaaaccggcactaggaagcagactgagaaaccagagtaagtgtctcacctgcaacacgttccctttgtgctggatgaacgaacatctctccacatgctcagttctgagagataagtgtgtgtgaaagccgtccttcacctatcctgaagggaacacaaagtttattttcagtagcaaaatccactccacatatatatatggggaggtacaatctccaactcggttttacagtgaaaacggcaggcacttcaaaccggcactaggaaacagactgagaacccacagtaagtgtttttcctgcaacccgttcctttgtgctggatgaacgaacgtctatccacatgctcagttctgaaagataagagtgtgtgaaagccgtccttcacctagtttgaagggaacacaaagtttcttttcagttgccacatcccctccaaacatatatatggggaggtgcaagcttcAACtcaattttacactgaaaacggcaggcacttcaaacctacactaggaaacagactgagaaaacagagtaagtgtctctcctgcaacccgttcactttgtgctggatgaacgaacgtctctccacatgctcagttctgagagttaagtgtgtgtgaaagcctaacgtcatatagcttgaagggaacacaaagtttcttttcagttgacatctccactccatacatatatatagggatgtataagctccaacacggttttacagtgaaaacggcaggcacttcaaaccggcactatgaagcagactgagaaaccagagtaagtgtctctcctgcaaaccgatccctttgtgctggatgaacgaacgtctctccacatgctcagttctgagagataagtgtgtgtaaaagccgtgcttcacccagtttgaagggaacacaaagtttgttttcagtttccaaatcccATCCAtaattatatatggggaggtacaatctccaactcggttttaaagttaAAAGGGCAGGCaattcaagccggcactaggaaacagactgggaaaccagaataGGTGTATCTCCGTCAACCCGTTCcacttgtgctggatgaacgaacgtctctccacatgctcagttctgagagataagtgtgtgtgaaagccgtccttgacctagcttgaagggaacacaaagtttcttttcagttgcaaactccactccatacataaatatggggaagttcaagctccaacccagtattacagtgaaaacggcaggcacttcaaaccggcactatgaaacagtctgagaaaccagagtaagtgtttctcctgcaacccgttccctttatgctggatgaacgcacgtcaatccacatgctcagttctcagatataagtgtgtgtgaaaaccgtccttcacctagcttgaagggaacacaaagtttcttttcagatgtaaactccactccaaacatatatatggggaggttcaagcttcaactcggttttatagtgaacacggcagtcacttcaaaccggcactaggaaacagactgagaatccagagtaagtgtttctcctgcaacccgttccctttgtgctggatgaacgaacgtctctccacatgctcagttctgagagataagtgtgtgtgaaagccatccttcacctagcttgaagggaacacaaagtttcttttcagttgacaactccactccatatatatatatggggaggttcaagctccaacacggttttacagtgaaaacggcaggcacttcaaaccggcactaggaaacagactgagaaaccagagtaactgtttctcctgcaacccgttccactTGTGCctgatgaacgaatgtctctccacatgctcagttctgagagataagtgtgtgtgaaagccgtccttcacctagcttgaagggaacacaaagtttcttttcagtagaaaAATCcactccacatatatatatggggaggttcaagctccaagccggttttacagtgaaaatggcaggcacttcaaaccggcataggaagcagactgagaaaccagagtaagtgtctctcctgcaacccgttccctttgtgctggatgaacgaacgtctctccacatgctcagttctgagagataagtgtgtgtgaaagccttccttcacctagcttgaagggaatacaaagtttcttttcagttgcaaactccactccatacatatatatgaggaggcaTAAGCTCAATCTcgattttacagtgtaaacggcaggcacttcaatccggcactaggaaacagactgagaaaccagagtaagtgtctctcctgcaacccgttccctttgtgctggatgaacgaacgtctctccacatgctcagttctgagagataagtgtgtgtgaataccgtccttcacctagcttgaagggaacacaaagtttcttttcagatgcaaactccactccatatatatatatgatgaggtacaagctccaactcggttttatagtgaacatcgcaggcacttcaaaccggcactaggaaacagactgagaaaccagagtaagtgtttctcctgcaacccaatccctttgtgctggaggaaggaacgtctctccacatgctcagttctgagagataagtgtgtgtgaaagccgtccttcacctagcttgaagggaatacaaagtttctttttagttgcaaactccactccatacatatatatggagaggcacAAGCtcaaacacggttttacagtgtaaacggtaggcacttcaaaccggcactaggaaacagactgataaaccagagtaattgtttcccctgcaacccgttccctttgtgctggatgaacgaacgtctctccacatgctcagttctgagagataagtgtgtgtgaaagccgtccttctcctagcttgaagggaacacaaagtttcttttaagttgcaaactccactccatacatatacatggggaggttcaaggtccagcccggttttacagtgaaaacggaaggcacttcaaaccggcacaatgaaacagactgagataccagagtaagagtttcctctgaaaacttttctctttgtgtggatgaacgaacgtctctacacatgctcagttttgagagataagtgtgtgtgaaagcagtccttcacctagcttgtagggaacacaaagtttcttttcagatgcaaactccactccatatatatatatggggtggtacaagctccatctcggttttatagtgaacaCGGCAgttacttcaaaccggcactaggaaacagactgagaatccagagtaagtgtttctcctgcaacccgttccctttgtgctggatgaacgaacgtctctccacatgctcagttttgagacataagtgtgtgtgaaagcattccttcacctagcttgaagggaacacaaagttccttttcagttgcaaactccactccacacatatgtATGgtgtggttcaagctccaacccggttttacactgaaaacggcaggcaattcaagccggcactaggaaacaaagtgGAAACCAGAATAGGTGTATCTCCGTCAACCCGTTCcacttgtgctggatgaacgaacgtctctcaacatgctcagttctgagagataagtgtgtgtgaaagcctaacgtcatatagcttgaagggaacacaaagtttctgttcagttgcaaactcccatccatacatatatatgga from the Vicugna pacos chromosome 11, VicPac4, whole genome shotgun sequence genome contains:
- the LOC140699576 gene encoding trafficking protein particle complex subunit 9-like isoform X2; translated protein: MDNLEAWNGTEMELLQRSEERIQPCSILSELYELIGFHCKSTFFKRVAPVRHAAPGIPEPGGKACSQLLLQTLPGYSLSLDLQEFSKCVGTKTLLQPH